CGAAACCGCGCCAGAAAGCCCTGACCTCTGCCGATGGGGGAACTTCCGGGCGCGGAGGATGGACCAGGGCGTTACGACCCAACGGGTTGGGCCCCGTTGTCCAACCTCCGGGGGCAATCGCCGTTGGCACAAGGGGGCAGTGTGGCCCGCCGTTGGGCCTCGTTCTCGTCCCAGGGCTCCAGTTTATCCCGATGGAACTCTCGCCGCATACCATCCAGTTCGACGACAACCACCTGCTTGAGCGGATACAGGTCCACCACTTTCCCCTCGCCCTCGGGAGTCTTTACCCGTTTCTTGAGTTTCGGCAGGGTCTTGTGGGCCTCCACATAAATTTCGTATTCGTAAATCAAGCAACACCGCAACCGGCCACACATGCCGGTAATTTCTGTGGGGGTCAAGGAAATGCCCTGGGCCTTGGCCATTTTGATGGAGATGGGGCTGAACTCGGTGAGAAAACGCGAGCAACAGCGCTCTTCCATGCCGCAGGCGCCCATCCCACCCAAAAGTTTGGCCACATCCCGCGGGCCGATGCGCCGAAAATCCACCTTCATTTTAGGGTAAAGCCGCCGCATGGCATGAAGGAGCGGGCGCATTTCCGGTCGGCCTTCCTCGATGTTGTAAAGGATGGTGAGAAAACGCTCGTCCAGCGAAATTTCGGCCGCCACGAATTTGACGCCCTCGTAGCCGCCCAGCGCGGCCGCCTTGGCCCGGCAGTTGACCAGGGCGGCGGCCTCCTTTTGTTGAATGAGTCGGCGCAGGGTCAGATCCGCGGCCGAGGCGCGGCGCAACACCTCCCGCCACCCCTCCTCCGGCGGCTCCGGTGGGGGCTCCAAACGCTGCACCACCTCCCCGACCTGCAGGCCGTACTGCGTCTCGACCAACACAAACTCGCCGACCTGCAGGTCGGGGCAGGAAGGCGCATCGTAATGATAAACCCGCCCAACGGAACGGAAGC
This portion of the Anaerolineae bacterium genome encodes:
- a CDS encoding stage 0 sporulation protein; this encodes MPPIVGIRFRSVGRVYHYDAPSCPDLQVGEFVLVETQYGLQVGEVVQRLEPPPEPPEEGWREVLRRASAADLTLRRLIQQKEAAALVNCRAKAAALGGYEGVKFVAAEISLDERFLTILYNIEEGRPEMRPLLHAMRRLYPKMKVDFRRIGPRDVAKLLGGMGACGMEERCCSRFLTEFSPISIKMAKAQGISLTPTEITGMCGRLRCCLIYEYEIYVEAHKTLPKLKKRVKTPEGEGKVVDLYPLKQVVVVELDGMRREFHRDKLEPWDENEAQRRATLPPCANGDCPRRLDNGAQPVGS